A window from Musa acuminata AAA Group cultivar baxijiao chromosome BXJ3-10, Cavendish_Baxijiao_AAA, whole genome shotgun sequence encodes these proteins:
- the LOC135584326 gene encoding uncharacterized protein LOC135584326 isoform X3 translates to MKDTHLVDSLSNKWTDEKHTLFLNSIEESFVNELYNGEYHSKSFVGWLSRIKKHKGFCEPYENDLKFGQTFKALCRSCHESRRFDGDNNPADIESGFLSFYANPWIQHFRSPSIMKKRHVRSSDRVDNIEFIRPSVQLANVRHDGEATSSKWTCREDSVASCAEVSDQNFIADELVAGKKSIRIHRKRRLGNAVVHEPITDQVVPSGETLLASTSNEKHACLQAMNAWSSGRTPEVSSGFLPVETEASLCGNQRVNS, encoded by the exons ATGAAG gaTACTCATTTGGTGGATTCTCTATCGAATAAATGGACAGATGAAAAACACACACTATTTCTCAACTCCATTGAAGAATCTTTTGTTAATGAGTTATATAATGGAGAATACCATTCTAAGTCATTTGTGGGTTGGTTGTCAAGGATAAAAAAGCACAAGGGATTCTGTGAGccatatgaaaatgatttgaaatttGGTCAGACG TTTAAGGCCTTGTGTAGGAGTTGTCATGAGAGTCGCAGATTTGATGGGGATAATAACCCTGCAGATATCGAGAGTGGTTTTCTATCTTTTTATGCAAATCCTTGGATTCAACATTTTCGGTCACCTTCCATTATGAAGAAAAGGCATGTTAGGTCTTCTGATAGGGTTGACAATATTGAGTTCATCAGACCATCAGTTCAGCTAGCAAATGTGAGGCATGATGGAGAAGCAACAAGCTCAAAATGGACCTGTCGTGAAGATTCTGTTGCTAGCTGTGCAG AAGTATCAGATCAGAACTTCATTGCTGACGAGCTTGTGGCTGGGAAGAAGTCGATTAGAATACACAGGAAAAGAAGACTTGGGAATGCTGTGGTTCATGAACCGATCACTGATCAA GTTGTTCCATCTGGAGAAACACTTCTTGCATCAACTTCTAATGAGAAACATGCTTGTCTACAAGCAATGAATGCATGGTCCAGTGGCAGAACACCAGAGGTGAGTTCAGGCTTTCTGCCCGTGGAGACTGAAGCATCACTGTGTGGCAATCAACGGGTGAACAGTTGA
- the LOC135584326 gene encoding uncharacterized protein LOC135584326 isoform X2 — translation MGDDLSNRPSTAEMSTIEGPNKDTHLVDSLSNKWTDEKHTLFLNSIEESFVNELYNGEYHSKSFVGWLSRIKKHKGFCEPYENDLKFGQTALCRSCHESRRFDGDNNPADIESGFLSFYANPWIQHFRSPSIMKKRHVRSSDRVDNIEFIRPSVQLANVRHDGEATSSKWTCREDSVASCAEVSDQNFIADELVAGKKSIRIHRKRRLGNAVVHEPITDQVVPSGETLLASTSNEKHACLQAMNAWSSGRTPEVSSGFLPVETEASLCGNQRVNS, via the exons ATGGGTGATGATCTTTCGAATCGGCCGAGCACGGCAGAGATGTCGACCATAGAGGGCCCGAACAAG gaTACTCATTTGGTGGATTCTCTATCGAATAAATGGACAGATGAAAAACACACACTATTTCTCAACTCCATTGAAGAATCTTTTGTTAATGAGTTATATAATGGAGAATACCATTCTAAGTCATTTGTGGGTTGGTTGTCAAGGATAAAAAAGCACAAGGGATTCTGTGAGccatatgaaaatgatttgaaatttGGTCAGACG GCCTTGTGTAGGAGTTGTCATGAGAGTCGCAGATTTGATGGGGATAATAACCCTGCAGATATCGAGAGTGGTTTTCTATCTTTTTATGCAAATCCTTGGATTCAACATTTTCGGTCACCTTCCATTATGAAGAAAAGGCATGTTAGGTCTTCTGATAGGGTTGACAATATTGAGTTCATCAGACCATCAGTTCAGCTAGCAAATGTGAGGCATGATGGAGAAGCAACAAGCTCAAAATGGACCTGTCGTGAAGATTCTGTTGCTAGCTGTGCAG AAGTATCAGATCAGAACTTCATTGCTGACGAGCTTGTGGCTGGGAAGAAGTCGATTAGAATACACAGGAAAAGAAGACTTGGGAATGCTGTGGTTCATGAACCGATCACTGATCAA GTTGTTCCATCTGGAGAAACACTTCTTGCATCAACTTCTAATGAGAAACATGCTTGTCTACAAGCAATGAATGCATGGTCCAGTGGCAGAACACCAGAGGTGAGTTCAGGCTTTCTGCCCGTGGAGACTGAAGCATCACTGTGTGGCAATCAACGGGTGAACAGTTGA
- the LOC135584326 gene encoding uncharacterized protein LOC135584326 isoform X1: MGDDLSNRPSTAEMSTIEGPNKDTHLVDSLSNKWTDEKHTLFLNSIEESFVNELYNGEYHSKSFVGWLSRIKKHKGFCEPYENDLKFGQTFKALCRSCHESRRFDGDNNPADIESGFLSFYANPWIQHFRSPSIMKKRHVRSSDRVDNIEFIRPSVQLANVRHDGEATSSKWTCREDSVASCAEVSDQNFIADELVAGKKSIRIHRKRRLGNAVVHEPITDQVVPSGETLLASTSNEKHACLQAMNAWSSGRTPEVSSGFLPVETEASLCGNQRVNS; the protein is encoded by the exons ATGGGTGATGATCTTTCGAATCGGCCGAGCACGGCAGAGATGTCGACCATAGAGGGCCCGAACAAG gaTACTCATTTGGTGGATTCTCTATCGAATAAATGGACAGATGAAAAACACACACTATTTCTCAACTCCATTGAAGAATCTTTTGTTAATGAGTTATATAATGGAGAATACCATTCTAAGTCATTTGTGGGTTGGTTGTCAAGGATAAAAAAGCACAAGGGATTCTGTGAGccatatgaaaatgatttgaaatttGGTCAGACG TTTAAGGCCTTGTGTAGGAGTTGTCATGAGAGTCGCAGATTTGATGGGGATAATAACCCTGCAGATATCGAGAGTGGTTTTCTATCTTTTTATGCAAATCCTTGGATTCAACATTTTCGGTCACCTTCCATTATGAAGAAAAGGCATGTTAGGTCTTCTGATAGGGTTGACAATATTGAGTTCATCAGACCATCAGTTCAGCTAGCAAATGTGAGGCATGATGGAGAAGCAACAAGCTCAAAATGGACCTGTCGTGAAGATTCTGTTGCTAGCTGTGCAG AAGTATCAGATCAGAACTTCATTGCTGACGAGCTTGTGGCTGGGAAGAAGTCGATTAGAATACACAGGAAAAGAAGACTTGGGAATGCTGTGGTTCATGAACCGATCACTGATCAA GTTGTTCCATCTGGAGAAACACTTCTTGCATCAACTTCTAATGAGAAACATGCTTGTCTACAAGCAATGAATGCATGGTCCAGTGGCAGAACACCAGAGGTGAGTTCAGGCTTTCTGCCCGTGGAGACTGAAGCATCACTGTGTGGCAATCAACGGGTGAACAGTTGA